The following is a genomic window from Capnocytophaga stomatis.
CTTTGTGGATAATAATTATCTTTGATAATCAAAAAGATAGAAAAAGAAAAAAGCAACAAAAACACAAAAAAGTTTCTTTTACGAATAAAAAACAAAATGATTTGTTGCATAAGCTCTAAATTACATATTTTTAAAAGACAAATTGTAAGGTGCAAGCTTTCAACATCCTACACCTTACAATTTCAAAATCATAAACTATTACTTAAGAAGTATGCTTCTGAATTTATCTATATTTTTCAAAGTGATTCCCGTTCCACGAACTACTGCACGCAATGGGTCTTCTGCTACGTAAACCGGCAAATCGGTTTTTAAAGAAATTCGCTTGTCCAAACCTCGTAGCATAGCTCCACCACCAGCCATATAAATCCCTGTGTTATAGATATCTGCAGCTAATTCAGGCGGTGTTTGTGACAATGTTTCCATAATGGAATCTTCGATACGCAAAATGGATTTATCCAATGCTTTCACCATCTCACGATATGAAACTTGCACTTGTTTAGGTTTTCCTGTTAGCAAATCACGCCCTTGCACCATAATATCTTCTGGCGGAAGGTCTAAATCTTCTGTGGCTGCACCAATCGTTATTTTGATATTTTCAGCAGTACTTTCACCTACGTAAAGGTTATGTTGAGTACGCATATAATGAACAATATCAGAGTTAAAAATATCACCCGCAATTTTCACAGATTTATCACAAACGATTCCTCCTAAGGCAATTACGGCAATTTCTGTAGTTCCCCCTCCGATATCAATAATCATATTCCCTTTAGGTTGCATAATGTCCAATCCAATCCCAATAGCTGCCGCCATCGGTTCGTGAACAAGATAAATGTCTTTTC
Proteins encoded in this region:
- a CDS encoding rod shape-determining protein — encoded protein: MGFFDFLTEEIAIDLGTANTLIIHNDKVVVDSPSIVAQDRTSHKIIAVGKEARLMQGKTHPNIKTIRPLKDGVIADFDASEQMISMLIRSVPALKRRFFSPSLRMVVCIPSGITEVETRAVRESCERVNGKDIYLVHEPMAAAIGIGLDIMQPKGNMIIDIGGGTTEIAVIALGGIVCDKSVKIAGDIFNSDIVHYMRTQHNLYVGESTAENIKITIGAATEDLDLPPEDIMVQGRDLLTGKPKQVQVSYREMVKALDKSILRIEDSIMETLSQTPPELAADIYNTGIYMAGGGAMLRGLDKRISLKTDLPVYVAEDPLRAVVRGTGITLKNIDKFRSILLK